ATCCTAGACAgtggcatttaaaaaacattcataCCCATGTCCCATAGATGGGAGTTTCCCAGGAGTTcaggggctgaggtgggatcccaaCATAGTGCATGTCCTTAAAAGTCCCAGTCTAGGGAACAGTTGCTGGGGATGAACAGAGCAAGAGACCTTACCTTGTCTGCAGTGGGTAAGGTATCAGTCATGTAAATAGCAGGGGAAGTTTTGGTTGGACTTCCAGCAGTGAGCAGTGTGGAGCACTGGGACAGATCACCTTGGAAGCTGGCCAACACTGTGGTTTTGGAGGTTTTAAAAACCAGGCTGGCCGGCAGCTCTCTCAGTTAGTGTAAGGAGAACTAATCCTACCTTGACACGTGAGAATGGGGAAGGTAGCCTCTGCTCCTGTCAGTCCATTTGCTATGATGCTTGGAAGATTTCAAGTGCTCCCCAAATAGCCTCAACATTTATTAGATCATTCATCCCTACAAGTTTGCCAAAGCTGATCATAATCCAAAAGTACCCCAAACCTTATTTTGTCTTCTCATTTGTGATATATCCAGATTCTGGTGAAAACCCTGGGCTAGAGGGGTTTCCCCCAAGCGCAGTATAAAGGTGGCAAAGAGAACTGAGAGAAGCAATATTGTTTTCTATTAAACCCCAAAACACTAGAGCTGGTTCATCTTCTCTTCTGAATGTAGATTGACCGAAGTCCGACTGGTTCAGGTGTGACAGCTCGCATCGCCTTGCAGTACCATAAGGGACTCATCCAGCTGAATCAGACCAGAAAGTTTCGGAGCAGCACCACGGGGTCCTTGTTCACCGGGAAGGCAGTGAAGGCAAGTGACTTGTGCCAGACTTTCCTTTTGTCTTGAGGACTGCTGGAAAAGTCCTGTTGCCTTGGGTCAgtgaagaagcagaaaagcctTTCTGTACCTGGGGAAGGATGTATGGAAGGAGGGAGGTGCCTGGGTGTCTTGCTTTCCCACAAGACTCAGGCTTCAAGATTTTTTATTAGGGAAGCAAGCAACAGTAAGACCTTGTTCTCTTGCATGGCTTCCCTGCAAGTTGTCTCTCGGCCATCAGGAAAGGACCGGGGTGAGAAAATCTCCGATGCTGATGTAGATAAATCAGTCTGGTCCATTCTCAGTGGCAGCTAAGGGTGGATTCCTGGTTTAGTCCTCTCTTCCCTGCTTAAAGGCTGAGCGCATTGTTCAGAGATGTAGAAGCTGGGTCTGCGCATCCAGGTTTCCaggcctggccctggccccatGGGATCTGGCAGCACGTGGCTGTGAAGTTTTGGATGTGCCCCAGGGAGCTCTTGGTCTTTGGCTGCAAGCAGCCGCCAGCTTGTTGGCCTCCTTTAAGGCAAACACACGCTGTGGCAGTGCGGGGCCTTGTGAGGTCGGAGCAGCAGTTGTGCGGGTGTGTGGAGCTCATGCAGGCAAGGTGAGGTGTAAAAAGGCTGCTGCGCACTTTGGGGTGTACCTGGGCAGGGCAGAGCGGTCAGTGAGGGGTGCTCAGTGCCAGGTAGTGCTGGCATTTCGAGGGGTCGGGAGAGCGGAGAACCTCCTGTCGCCTCTGTCCTGATCCTAATACCTCTGCAGGAAGCCAAGTTTGGGGAGTACAATGCTGTCATCGTGGAAGTCTCGGGAGAAGCCTTTTACACTGGTACAGCCACCTTCACTGTCGAAGAGGAGGACCCGCTGAAACATGGCTTCTTCTTCAAGTGATCTGAGCCACTGGGCAGTGGTAAAGTCTCCCTGACGGTGCTGCACTTCTCCTGCCCACgcatttctgttctgcttcacACGGCTCGTTGCAATATGCCAGAGCAACAGGAACAGCCTTTGGCGGTGTGACAGTGTCTGCCATGTTTCAGGACAACAGAGCGTGTTCTCCTGTTGTGATTAGCATATTGGGTGCAATGTGATTAGCATATATGGGCTACTCTGAGAAGCcataatctttttcttcttttttttttccataattactCACAGAAAACAGAGCCGATCTTGGAGAGCTATCTTCAAATCTATGTGCCTTCTGTATGTCTGCAAATTACTAATTTCAAATGCAGATTCCTATTAAATGCCAGCTGAGGACACTGCCTTTCTCCTCATTTTCACTCCTGGAGCTCATTTCCAGGACTCTGCTGAGTGTCAGGGCTGTTGGTTTGAATTGCCTGCTCTTTCTCGATGCCTCCTGCTCAGCTGGCCCTGCTGCTCTGTCTCACGTCCCAGCTTCCCCAGTCTACCCTGTTCAGACCTGTCCGGACACCCCCTTCCTCACTGCGCTCCTTTCATTCCTGCCAGAGCTCTCCTGCGTCCTGGGGCTGGTTGCAGGTACTTGCTCAGAACTTCCTGCTGTCCCTGATGGGTGTCCACATCAGGCCGCTTCCCTAAACCTTCCTCTCTTGTTTATCTCGGACCATTGGCTGCAAATACCTTATGGTTAACTTTCAACGGCAGGAATTGGAAGGTCTGAGCCATTATGACCTTTGATTGCTAATTATTTACTGGTGATTGTGTCTCAGCCCTGGGGGCAGCTTGCTCGGAGTGCAGTCAATGCTTGCTTATTGCCGgtggaaaaaccaaaccaagccctGGGCTGTAGGCAAGGATTTGCAGTGTCAGAAGCAGAGAGAGCTTCAGACCACTCATGGCCTGTAATTTCCACTGTGTCTCTGGACAAAATGGCGTTCGTTTATTGAAGACACTCCTGAGAGCGTGCCTTGTTAAAATGAGACATGAAAATGAGAATAATCATCTCCCAGTAGCTCATGCAGTGGAAGGGAACAAGTCATACTGGAAAGCTTGGAAAAGGTTGGCAGAGAAAAGCCTGGGAGGAGTTTCTTCTGTCAGCTTGAAAATTATAACTTTGgaatgggaagaaacaaaaatcccCTCGTTCAGAGAACGGCTGTGCTGCCAACAACAGTGATTTTTTAGGGGCTTTTGCTCCTAGCTTTCCTGTAACCCCCAGATAAATCCCATACAGCCTCTGGTCCAGGGGAGCAAGAAGTGACGCACCAATCCTCTGTGCTTGCAGGAGCAAACTCCACGACGTGTTTCTAGTTTCTGGGCATCTCCCTTGTCACCAGCCCCGCAGCCTGACTCCCGGGGAAGAGCTGGGGCAGCAAGTCATGAAGCCCAGCATGGAAAGGAAGGTTGGAAGCTCTTCAGCCATTAATTGAGTCGCAGCCTTcgtttttcactatccctatCCCTAAGGGATTTTTCATGTAGGAGCAGGCAGCTCCAGCATGGCTGAGAGCAGGGGTACGGGGTCCTGCTGCCCATGGGAGGGGGGGTCCCGGTCTGACCTCTCAACCCCTCAGCTTCTGAGACCCCAGCCCAGAGAGCATGGGGGGTGGTCCCGGCCTCCACCGGAATGTCTGGGGGTAGCTGGCCCCTGCCCCTTCGTgatggggtgcagggctgtgagGGGAGAGGGGCTGTGAGGGGACAGGGGCCGTGAGGGGAGAGGGGTGTGAGGCGAGAGGGGCTGTGAGGGGAGAGGGCTGTGAAGGGAGGGGGACCATGAGGGCAGAGGGGCTGTGAGAGGAGAGAGGCCGTGAGGGGAGAAGGCTGTGAGGGGACGGGGGCCATGAGGGGAGAGGGGCCGTGAGGGGAGAGGGCTGTGAAGGGAGGGGGACCATGAGGGCAGAGGGGCCGTGAGGGGAGACGGCTGTGAGAGGAGAGAGGCCGTGAGGGGAGAGGGGCCGTGGGGACCCGTCCCCGACTCTGGGATGGGGATGATGCCAGTGTGGGCTGAGGCGGCGGGGAAgttccctgtccccagcccagccGTGATGGCCGGGGTCTCCCGTCCCCGCTGCTCGGCTCGGGGAGCCGGTTCCCCGGGCAACGGCGGCTGGGCGACGTCAGCGGCTGGCGGGGCTGGCGGGGCCGGCGGCCCGgcgcgggcggggagcggggcgggcgggcagcgcctcTACAGCCGCGGCGCGGGCCGGGGCATGAGGTTGCCTatggagccggcggcggcggccgtgccGGGCAACCtctcccgcggcggcggcggcggcaacgaGAGCGGCGGaacggcggcgggagcggcggcggggtgGTCTGCGGCGGCGCTGGCCTCGCAGGCGCTGGCGCTGCTGCTCATCTTCGCCCTCTCGGCGCTGGGCAACGGGGCTGTGGTGCTGGTGATCGCCCGGCACCGGCAGCTCCGCACGGTCACCAACGCCTTCGTGCTGTCGCTGTCGCTGTCGGAGCTGCTGGGcgccctgctctgcctgcccctgGCCTTCCTCAGCCTGCTCAGCCGCCCGCCTGGCGCCTGGCTCTTCGGCCAGCGCCTCTGCCTGGCCAGCGCCGCCCTCCATGCCGGGCTGGGCATCGCCGCCACCCTCACCATGGCCCTCCTCTCCTTCGACCGCTACTGCGCCATCGTCCGCCAGCCCCGACACAAGAtgggccgccgccgcgccgcccagCTCCTGGCCGCCGTCTGGCTGGCCGCCCTGGCCCTGGCCGGACCCTGGTACGGGCTGGCGGGCGAGGGGCGGCGGGAGGCCCGGCCTGGGGCCTACCGCTGCGTCTACGTGCTGCCCTGGGGCTCCTCCCGGCTGGGGCCGCCCTACGGCGCGGCCCTCATCGTGCTCTGCTACCTCCTGCCCTTCGCCCTCATGTGCTTCTGCCACTACAACATCTGCCGGGCCGTGCGGCTGGCCGAGAGCCGCGTGCGGCCCCTCACCACCTACGGGCACCTGCTGCGGGCTTACGGGGAGATGCGCACGGCCACCACCGTCCTCATCATGATCGTCTCCATCATCTGCTGCTGGGGGCCCTACTGCATCCTGgggctggccgccgccgccggccacCTGCCCTTCTCGCCCACCATGGACGCCGTAGCCAGCGGGATGGCCTGGGCCAACGGTGCCATCAACCCACTCATCTACGCCGCCCGCAACCCCAACATCTCCGTGCTGCTGCGGCGCAGTCGTGAGGGTGGCTACAGGACTAGGAACAACGTGGCAGCCTACCTCTCGGTCCCGGGCCGCCAGCCGGAGCCCTGGAACCGGGCCGACCGCGTCCGGGAGCGCTACGTCAACCGGCACAGCGGCCCCCCGGGCAGCGCCCCGACCTCCTCCAGCCCGGCGAGCGGGGCAGAGGTGGCCATGTGGGCCTGCAAGAACCCCGCTGTACTCTTCTGTCGGGATGGGCAACCAGACACCATCTCTGA
This region of Accipiter gentilis chromosome 25, bAccGen1.1, whole genome shotgun sequence genomic DNA includes:
- the GPR135 gene encoding G-protein coupled receptor 135; the encoded protein is MRLPMEPAAAAVPGNLSRGGGGGNESGGTAAGAAAGWSAAALASQALALLLIFALSALGNGAVVLVIARHRQLRTVTNAFVLSLSLSELLGALLCLPLAFLSLLSRPPGAWLFGQRLCLASAALHAGLGIAATLTMALLSFDRYCAIVRQPRHKMGRRRAAQLLAAVWLAALALAGPWYGLAGEGRREARPGAYRCVYVLPWGSSRLGPPYGAALIVLCYLLPFALMCFCHYNICRAVRLAESRVRPLTTYGHLLRAYGEMRTATTVLIMIVSIICCWGPYCILGLAAAAGHLPFSPTMDAVASGMAWANGAINPLIYAARNPNISVLLRRSREGGYRTRNNVAAYLSVPGRQPEPWNRADRVRERYVNRHSGPPGSAPTSSSPASGAEVAMWACKNPAVLFCRDGQPDTISEAALPAKADTVNTSL